The Muricauda sp. SCSIO 65647 genome includes a region encoding these proteins:
- the murG gene encoding undecaprenyldiphospho-muramoylpentapeptide beta-N-acetylglucosaminyltransferase encodes MGNYRFILSGGGTGGHIYPAIAVANELKKRHPDAEFLFVGAKDKMEMEKVPAAGYKIEGLWISGLQRKLTVKNLMFPFKLISSLLRARKIVNRFKPHVAIGTGGYASGPLVQMAAKKDVPCVLQEQNSYAGITNKLLAKHAKKICVAYDGMERFFPKDKIVKTGNPIRADLVNLTVDKKEAVRHFGLDMEKKTLLVLGGSLGARRINQLIETELSFFKHKEVQLIWQCGKLYYEEYRKHENGSVKVRPFIDKMDFAYGAADIIVSRAGAGAVSELCLVGKPVVFIPSPNVAEDHQTKNAKALVAKSAALMIREKELDDQFEKVFTALIRSEGQQKILADHIKELAMPKATEQIVDEIEKLI; translated from the coding sequence GTGGGCAATTATAGATTCATTCTTTCTGGGGGAGGCACAGGGGGTCATATTTATCCTGCCATCGCCGTCGCAAATGAGTTGAAAAAGCGGCATCCCGATGCTGAGTTTTTATTCGTCGGGGCGAAAGACAAAATGGAAATGGAAAAAGTGCCCGCTGCTGGATACAAGATCGAAGGACTTTGGATTAGTGGATTACAACGAAAACTGACGGTCAAAAACCTGATGTTTCCTTTTAAACTGATAAGCAGTTTGTTGAGAGCAAGAAAAATAGTGAACAGATTTAAGCCCCATGTGGCCATAGGTACCGGTGGATACGCCAGTGGACCTTTGGTACAGATGGCGGCAAAAAAAGATGTTCCCTGTGTACTGCAAGAACAAAACTCATATGCGGGCATCACCAACAAATTACTGGCCAAGCACGCTAAAAAGATCTGTGTGGCCTACGATGGCATGGAACGATTCTTTCCAAAGGATAAGATCGTGAAAACGGGCAATCCCATCCGGGCCGATTTGGTCAATTTGACCGTGGATAAAAAAGAAGCGGTACGGCACTTCGGATTGGATATGGAGAAGAAGACCTTGCTCGTTTTGGGAGGAAGCTTGGGCGCCCGTCGAATCAACCAATTGATAGAAACAGAACTGAGTTTCTTTAAGCATAAAGAGGTGCAGCTGATTTGGCAATGTGGCAAACTGTATTACGAAGAATACAGAAAACATGAAAATGGTTCGGTCAAGGTAAGGCCATTCATCGATAAGATGGATTTTGCCTATGGTGCGGCAGATATTATAGTCTCTAGGGCAGGTGCAGGCGCGGTTTCAGAGCTGTGTTTGGTGGGTAAGCCCGTGGTTTTCATTCCCTCGCCCAATGTGGCCGAAGACCACCAGACCAAAAACGCAAAGGCGCTAGTGGCGAAAAGTGCGGCATTGATGATCAGGGAAAAAGAGTTGGATGACCAGTTTGAAAAAGTATTTACAGCCCTGATCCGATCAGAAGGCCAACAAAAAATATTGGCAGACCATATTAAAGAATTGGCCATGCCCAAGGCAACCGAACAGATTGTGGATGAAATTGAAAAATTGATATAG
- a CDS encoding FtsW/RodA/SpoVE family cell cycle protein, translated as MRALLKNLKGDKAIWGIAALLGLFSFLPVYSASTNLVYVLGNGTTVGHLVKHGLLLFLGFGIIYAVHRIPAHYFKGLSIIAMPIVLLLLAYTLTVETNIGGVRANRWIQIPFIGVNFQTSTLASVVLMIWVARYLAKIKDSVITFKDSILPLWLPTALVILLILPENFSTAAIIGFLVLVLCFLGGYPFKYLLSMIGIGLVFAGMFLFVLFKTPEVIPGERAVTWKSRIETFWNPDAADKDSTHQPTLAKIAIAQGGLAGKGAGKSVMKNMLSQSTSDFIFAIIIEEYGLLGGGALMFFYLLLLFRIVVVANGAKNVFSKLLVIGVGLPIVIQAFINMAVVVQLFPVTGQPLPLISMGGTSIWMTCLAVGIVLSASVKNNGVGEQSPEIEDGNPLEILSGQL; from the coding sequence ATGAGGGCACTGTTGAAAAATCTTAAAGGAGATAAAGCCATTTGGGGCATTGCGGCCCTATTGGGGCTGTTCTCATTTTTGCCAGTGTACAGTGCCAGTACCAATTTGGTCTATGTGTTGGGCAATGGTACCACCGTGGGCCATTTGGTGAAACACGGGCTATTGTTGTTCTTGGGCTTTGGTATCATCTATGCCGTACATCGTATACCGGCCCATTATTTTAAGGGGCTCTCTATCATTGCAATGCCCATTGTGCTGTTGTTGTTGGCCTACACGTTAACGGTAGAGACCAACATTGGTGGCGTTCGTGCCAACCGATGGATTCAGATACCCTTTATAGGCGTGAATTTTCAAACGTCGACCTTGGCATCAGTGGTGCTTATGATTTGGGTGGCGCGCTATTTAGCCAAAATAAAAGATTCGGTCATCACCTTTAAAGACAGCATTTTACCATTATGGCTTCCAACGGCATTGGTCATTCTGTTGATCTTGCCCGAGAACTTTTCCACAGCGGCCATTATTGGTTTTCTGGTGCTCGTGTTATGCTTTTTGGGAGGTTACCCCTTTAAATATCTATTGTCGATGATCGGGATCGGACTGGTATTCGCGGGCATGTTCCTTTTTGTCTTGTTCAAAACACCCGAAGTGATACCGGGCGAACGTGCCGTTACATGGAAATCAAGAATTGAAACCTTTTGGAATCCTGATGCGGCCGATAAAGATAGTACCCACCAACCAACTTTGGCGAAGATTGCCATTGCCCAAGGCGGATTGGCAGGTAAAGGTGCAGGTAAAAGTGTGATGAAGAATATGCTTTCACAGAGCACCTCTGACTTCATCTTTGCCATCATCATTGAAGAATATGGCCTTTTGGGGGGTGGTGCCTTGATGTTCTTTTATCTGTTGTTGTTGTTCAGAATCGTGGTCGTGGCCAATGGGGCCAAGAATGTGTTTTCGAAATTGTTGGTGATAGGTGTGGGGCTTCCGATCGTTATACAGGCATTTATCAATATGGCAGTGGTGGTACAGTTGTTCCCTGTTACGGGACAGCCCTTACCATTGATCAGTATGGGGGGTACGTCTATTTGGATGACCTGTCTGGCCGTTGGCATCGTATTGAGTGCCAGTGTAAAAAATAATGGTGTTGGGGAACAATCCCCTGAAATAGAAGATGGCAATCCTTTAGAAATATTGAGTGGGCAATTATAG
- the murD gene encoding UDP-N-acetylmuramoyl-L-alanine--D-glutamate ligase codes for MERLVILGAGESGVGTAILGKQRGYEVFVSDRGKLEEKYKEVLIHHEIEWEEGQHSEAGVLNADVVMKSPGIPDTVPLVKNLIEKGVPVISEIEFASRYTDAMIIGITGSNGKTTTTMLTHHLLKEAGLNVGMAGNIGDSFAKMVSEEDVDQYVLEISSFQLDGITGFKPHIAMITNITPDHLDRYEYKFENYVASKFRIAMNQDASDYLIYDADDDAIAEGFKKHPVQSKLLPFSLKEELKEGAWMKNGTININVESKTFEMSTDFLALEGKHNVKNAMAATMAALLSNVRKEALRQSIQTFQGVPHRLEKVLKINHVEYINDSKATNVNATYYALEGIKKPIVWIAGGVDKGNDYTALMPLVREKVKAIICLGMDNTKLVDTFGNVIDLMVETFSIEEAIKVAYKIAERGDAVLLSPACASFDLFQNYEDRGDQFKEAVKNL; via the coding sequence ATGGAGCGCTTGGTGATATTGGGTGCAGGAGAAAGCGGAGTGGGCACTGCAATATTGGGAAAACAGAGGGGGTATGAAGTTTTTGTTTCCGATCGAGGAAAGCTAGAAGAAAAATATAAAGAAGTTCTTATACATCATGAGATTGAATGGGAAGAAGGCCAACATAGCGAGGCCGGTGTTCTGAATGCTGATGTGGTGATGAAGAGTCCGGGTATTCCCGATACGGTTCCACTGGTAAAAAACCTGATCGAAAAAGGTGTACCGGTGATTTCTGAAATCGAGTTTGCATCGAGGTATACCGATGCCATGATTATTGGAATTACAGGAAGCAATGGCAAGACCACCACTACCATGCTTACCCATCATTTGCTCAAAGAAGCAGGTTTAAATGTGGGCATGGCGGGAAACATCGGTGACAGTTTTGCCAAAATGGTATCAGAAGAAGATGTAGATCAATATGTGCTTGAAATCAGCAGCTTTCAGTTAGATGGCATTACTGGTTTCAAACCCCATATTGCGATGATCACCAATATCACGCCCGATCATTTAGATCGGTACGAGTACAAGTTTGAAAACTATGTGGCCTCCAAATTTCGCATAGCCATGAACCAAGATGCCAGTGATTATTTGATTTATGACGCCGATGATGATGCAATTGCCGAAGGCTTTAAAAAACATCCCGTTCAGTCAAAATTGCTCCCTTTTTCGCTCAAAGAAGAGCTGAAAGAAGGGGCTTGGATGAAAAATGGAACGATCAACATAAATGTAGAATCTAAAACCTTTGAAATGAGTACTGATTTTTTGGCCCTTGAAGGCAAGCACAATGTAAAGAATGCCATGGCCGCGACAATGGCCGCTCTCTTGAGCAACGTCAGAAAAGAAGCTTTGCGCCAAAGTATCCAAACGTTTCAAGGGGTTCCCCATCGATTGGAGAAGGTATTGAAAATCAACCATGTCGAGTACATCAACGACTCAAAAGCGACCAATGTCAATGCTACCTATTATGCACTTGAAGGCATCAAAAAGCCTATTGTATGGATTGCCGGTGGGGTCGATAAGGGCAACGACTATACGGCCTTGATGCCCTTGGTTCGTGAAAAGGTAAAGGCGATTATCTGTCTTGGTATGGACAATACCAAACTGGTAGACACATTTGGGAATGTCATCGACTTGATGGTCGAGACCTTTTCTATTGAAGAGGCGATCAAAGTGGCCTATAAAATAGCAGAGCGAGGTGATGCGGTATTGCTGTCACCGGCCTGTGCCAGTTTTGACCTGTTTCAGAATTATGAAGATCGGGGCGATCAATTCAAAGAAGCCGTAAAAAACCTGTAA
- the mraY gene encoding phospho-N-acetylmuramoyl-pentapeptide-transferase has protein sequence MLYYLFEYLEQQYQLPGAGLFQFLTFRAAMAVLLSLTIAMIYGKRIILYLKKKQIGESIRDLGLEGQKQKAGTPTMGGIIIIMATLIPVLLFGDLKNIYVVLLIITTIWMGVIGFIDDYIKIFKKNKKGLRGRFKVMGQIVLGLIVGAVLYFHPEVTMKEKDKTIINENFRVEKVVGSEKKSVRTNVPFFKNNELDYAEIVSWIGDGAEKYAWLVFIPIVIFIVTAVSNGANLTDGIDGLAGGTSAIIVLTLGIFAWVSGNVEFSNYLDIFYIPRVGELVVFIAAFVGALVGFLWYNAYPAQVFMGDTGSLTIGGVIAVIAIMVRKELLIPLLCGIFFAESLSVMMQVAYFKHTKRKHGEGRRIFLMAPLHHHFQKKSYHESKIVTRFWIIGILLAIISIVTLKIR, from the coding sequence ATGCTTTACTATCTGTTTGAATATTTAGAGCAACAATATCAACTGCCGGGTGCAGGTCTCTTTCAGTTTTTGACATTCAGGGCGGCCATGGCAGTTTTGTTATCGCTTACCATTGCCATGATTTATGGCAAGCGCATCATATTGTATCTGAAAAAGAAGCAGATCGGCGAGAGCATTCGTGATTTGGGCCTTGAGGGCCAGAAGCAAAAAGCGGGCACCCCGACCATGGGGGGTATCATTATCATCATGGCCACGTTGATTCCGGTGTTGCTGTTCGGCGACCTTAAGAACATCTATGTGGTGCTATTGATAATTACCACGATATGGATGGGCGTTATCGGATTCATCGATGATTACATCAAAATTTTCAAGAAGAACAAGAAAGGCCTCAGGGGCCGTTTCAAGGTGATGGGGCAGATCGTTCTTGGGCTCATCGTGGGGGCTGTTTTGTACTTCCATCCCGAGGTGACCATGAAAGAAAAAGACAAGACCATTATCAATGAAAATTTTAGGGTAGAGAAAGTTGTGGGCAGTGAAAAGAAATCGGTTCGTACCAATGTGCCGTTCTTCAAGAATAATGAGCTTGACTATGCCGAAATCGTTTCATGGATCGGTGATGGGGCCGAAAAGTATGCTTGGCTGGTATTTATTCCCATAGTGATTTTTATTGTTACGGCCGTGTCGAACGGAGCCAACTTGACCGACGGCATTGATGGTCTGGCAGGTGGCACATCGGCCATTATAGTACTCACCTTGGGCATTTTTGCCTGGGTATCGGGTAATGTGGAGTTCTCTAACTACCTCGACATTTTTTATATACCCCGTGTAGGTGAATTGGTGGTCTTTATCGCTGCTTTCGTGGGGGCACTGGTAGGTTTTCTGTGGTATAACGCCTATCCGGCGCAAGTTTTTATGGGCGATACGGGCAGTCTGACCATAGGCGGTGTCATTGCCGTGATTGCCATTATGGTGCGCAAAGAATTGTTGATTCCCCTGTTATGCGGAATCTTCTTTGCCGAGTCGCTTTCAGTAATGATGCAGGTAGCTTATTTCAAGCACACCAAACGAAAACATGGAGAAGGCAGACGAATTTTCTTGATGGCACCATTGCACCATCATTTTCAAAAGAAATCGTACCACGAAAGTAAAATAGTGACACGCTTTTGGATCATCGGCATTCTGTTGGCCATTATAAGCATTGTCACCTTGAAGATACGGTAA
- a CDS encoding UDP-N-acetylmuramoyl-L-alanyl-D-glutamate--2,6-diaminopimelate ligase — translation MKLLKDILYKSGITAVSGDTNVLINHIHFDSRKVNMDDVFVAVKGLTTDGHGYIEKAVGQGAKAIVCEMLPEVLVNGITYVEVKESQTALAMMASNFYGNPSKNLKLVGVTGTNGKTTVTTLLYNLFKKAGYKVGLISTIKIMVDDKEFPTSLTTPDSLTINEHLYKMSEEGVEFCFMEVSSHGIHQKRAEGLHFEGAIFTNLSHDHLDYHKTFAEYRDTKKKLFDNLSKKAFALTNVDDKNGLVMIQNTQAQKYTYALKSYADFRGQILERQFNGQLLKIDENELWTKLIGDFNAYNLLAIYATSDLLGLEKMEILQLISDLENVDGRFQYHISKKKITAIVDYAHTPDALKNVLTTINTLRTGNENVITVVGCGGDRDKSKRPVMGHIASEMSNQAIFTSDNPRTESPEVIIEEMEAGVEPQNVTKVLAIENRRQAIKTACKLAVPKDIILVAGKGHETYQETNGVRKEFDDFKEVKKALAELEK, via the coding sequence ATGAAATTGTTGAAAGACATATTGTACAAGTCAGGTATCACAGCGGTGAGCGGTGATACCAATGTATTGATCAACCATATTCATTTTGATTCAAGAAAAGTGAACATGGACGATGTTTTCGTGGCCGTCAAGGGCCTGACCACAGATGGGCATGGGTACATCGAGAAGGCGGTCGGGCAAGGGGCCAAGGCCATTGTTTGTGAAATGCTTCCCGAAGTATTGGTCAACGGCATTACCTATGTTGAGGTAAAAGAAAGCCAAACGGCCTTGGCGATGATGGCCTCCAACTTTTATGGTAACCCTTCCAAAAACCTAAAACTCGTTGGGGTCACGGGCACCAATGGCAAGACCACCGTCACAACGCTCTTGTACAATCTATTTAAAAAAGCCGGCTATAAGGTCGGCCTTATCTCTACCATCAAAATCATGGTAGATGACAAAGAATTTCCGACATCCCTTACCACACCCGATTCATTGACCATCAATGAACACCTGTATAAGATGAGTGAAGAAGGGGTCGAGTTTTGTTTTATGGAAGTGAGCTCACACGGCATTCACCAAAAAAGGGCCGAGGGGCTTCACTTTGAAGGGGCTATTTTCACCAATCTTTCACACGATCATTTAGACTATCATAAGACGTTTGCCGAATACCGTGATACCAAGAAAAAACTTTTTGACAATTTGTCGAAAAAAGCTTTCGCGCTTACCAATGTCGATGATAAGAATGGACTGGTAATGATCCAGAACACACAAGCCCAAAAATATACCTATGCCCTGAAATCGTATGCAGATTTCAGGGGACAGATTTTAGAGCGCCAATTCAATGGACAACTGTTGAAAATTGACGAGAATGAACTGTGGACAAAGTTAATTGGCGATTTCAATGCCTACAACCTGTTGGCCATTTATGCTACTTCAGATTTATTGGGTTTGGAAAAGATGGAGATTCTGCAGCTCATCAGTGATTTAGAAAATGTAGATGGCAGGTTTCAATATCATATATCGAAAAAGAAAATAACGGCTATTGTTGATTATGCCCATACACCGGATGCACTTAAAAATGTGTTGACAACCATCAACACGTTGAGGACTGGAAATGAAAACGTCATCACCGTAGTGGGGTGTGGTGGTGATCGTGACAAGTCTAAGCGTCCGGTTATGGGTCATATCGCCTCAGAAATGAGCAATCAGGCCATTTTTACTTCCGATAATCCGAGAACCGAATCTCCTGAAGTGATAATCGAAGAAATGGAGGCGGGTGTAGAGCCTCAAAATGTGACTAAAGTGCTGGCCATAGAAAATAGAAGGCAGGCCATCAAGACCGCCTGCAAATTAGCTGTGCCAAAAGACATCATTTTAGTGGCTGGCAAAGGGCATGAGACCTATCAAGAGACCAATGGCGTACGAAAAGAATTTGATGATTTCAAGGAAGTGAAAAAGGCTTTGGCCGAACTGGAAAAATAA
- a CDS encoding penicillin-binding protein: MAITEKNIMNRLYVVAACLFLFSLAIVYRLVDIQMVKGEAYKDLALGKTEKMFTIEPNRGNLYAEDGSLLAASVPKYEIRFDANTVSKENFEKYMPALADSLANLFDKPPSHYRQLFRKARANGNGYKLVARNVGYLDFVRIKSFPLFRLGPNKGGFIEKYRVVREYPLGKIAARSIGYERIDENGYYTRVGLDGAFGEPYLRGKEGKRLKQKIAKNRWKPIGLDNIVEPQDGQDVVTTINTNIQDIAHHALLAQLERYSADHGCVVVMETKTGEIKAISNLGRTEEGKYYEKLNYAIGESHEPGSTFKLMSMIAALEDKVIDTNAIIDTQKGRWRIYDRTVRDSKHGGYGEISLAEAFTVSSNTAFAKMIHEHYKEQPERFVDRLMNMGLHEDLGLPIIGEGRPVIRYPGDKGWSGISLAWMSHGYEVAMTPMQTLAFYNAIANDGEFVKPRLIKEVRIGNKAVQRFRKEVVNPSICSKETVKKARQLLKDVVEKDSGTGHRLYSKNFSMAGKTGTCQKNYVAKDPDKLAYISSFVGYFPADNPKYSCIVVIHEPDKSVGYYGADVSGPVFKSMAQKIYASSPLADEVEDEAPEIPELKEEYKSYFVHAQQEYRQIPNVKGMSGMDAVSILENLGLEVEVKGNGKVKRQSVAQGTDVDKVKKIVLELS; the protein is encoded by the coding sequence ATGGCGATAACCGAAAAGAACATCATGAATAGGCTGTATGTAGTGGCAGCCTGTCTCTTCCTCTTTTCTTTGGCCATTGTGTACCGATTGGTCGATATTCAAATGGTCAAAGGCGAAGCATATAAAGATTTGGCATTGGGCAAGACCGAAAAAATGTTCACCATTGAGCCCAATCGTGGTAATCTCTATGCAGAAGACGGTAGCTTGTTGGCGGCTTCAGTGCCCAAGTACGAGATCAGGTTTGATGCCAATACGGTATCTAAAGAGAATTTTGAAAAATATATGCCGGCATTGGCAGATTCGCTGGCAAATCTTTTTGACAAGCCCCCATCGCACTATCGCCAGTTGTTCAGAAAGGCTCGTGCCAATGGCAATGGCTATAAGCTTGTTGCCCGAAATGTGGGGTATCTGGATTTTGTTCGTATAAAGAGTTTTCCACTGTTCAGGTTGGGTCCGAACAAGGGAGGGTTTATCGAAAAATACAGGGTAGTGCGTGAATATCCCTTAGGAAAAATTGCCGCGCGCAGTATCGGTTATGAAAGAATCGATGAAAACGGCTACTATACCCGTGTAGGACTCGATGGGGCCTTTGGCGAACCTTATCTAAGAGGGAAAGAGGGCAAACGCCTCAAACAAAAGATTGCCAAAAATCGCTGGAAGCCTATAGGCCTTGACAATATCGTAGAACCACAAGATGGTCAAGATGTGGTCACGACCATCAATACCAACATACAAGATATTGCCCACCATGCGCTGTTGGCACAGCTTGAGAGGTATAGTGCAGACCATGGTTGCGTAGTGGTCATGGAGACCAAAACGGGCGAGATCAAGGCCATTTCGAACCTGGGCCGTACCGAAGAGGGTAAATATTATGAGAAGCTGAATTACGCGATTGGTGAATCGCATGAACCCGGTTCGACTTTTAAGCTGATGTCAATGATAGCTGCCCTAGAAGATAAAGTCATCGATACCAATGCCATTATTGATACCCAAAAAGGTCGTTGGCGCATTTATGATCGAACCGTCAGGGATTCGAAGCATGGGGGGTATGGTGAAATCTCTTTGGCCGAGGCATTCACGGTCTCTTCGAACACGGCTTTTGCCAAAATGATCCATGAACATTATAAAGAACAGCCTGAGCGGTTTGTGGATCGTTTGATGAACATGGGTCTTCATGAAGATTTAGGCCTACCCATAATCGGTGAAGGACGGCCTGTGATTAGATACCCTGGTGATAAAGGCTGGTCAGGCATCTCTTTGGCTTGGATGTCACACGGCTATGAGGTGGCCATGACGCCCATGCAGACCTTGGCCTTTTATAATGCCATTGCCAATGATGGCGAGTTTGTCAAGCCTAGGTTGATCAAAGAAGTGCGAATCGGCAACAAAGCGGTGCAGCGTTTCAGAAAAGAGGTGGTAAATCCCTCCATTTGTTCAAAAGAGACGGTCAAGAAGGCCCGACAGTTGTTGAAGGATGTGGTCGAAAAAGATTCAGGCACAGGTCATCGCCTGTATTCAAAGAATTTTTCAATGGCAGGGAAGACAGGTACGTGTCAAAAGAACTATGTGGCCAAAGACCCCGATAAGCTGGCCTATATCTCTTCGTTTGTGGGGTACTTTCCTGCCGACAACCCAAAATATTCATGCATTGTGGTCATTCATGAACCCGATAAGAGTGTGGGCTACTATGGAGCTGATGTTTCTGGGCCTGTATTCAAGTCTATGGCACAAAAAATTTATGCAAGTTCTCCCTTGGCAGATGAGGTAGAGGACGAAGCTCCTGAGATTCCCGAACTGAAAGAAGAGTACAAAAGTTATTTCGTGCATGCCCAACAAGAGTATAGGCAGATTCCCAATGTCAAGGGCATGAGCGGGATGGATGCCGTTTCCATTCTTGAAAACCTAGGACTCGAAGTAGAGGTGAAGGGCAATGGAAAGGTAAAACGTCAATCGGTTGCACAGGGCACTGATGTCGATAAGGTGAAAAAAATAGTATTGGAGCTTTCATGA
- a CDS encoding FtsL-like putative cell division protein, translated as MKKGLLDILRGKFLVSDDAPKNWLFLLFASFLAAIMISSSHRADKKVHEIAALNEEVRKLRSEFLDMRRSVQQLKLESSLQNKVADRGLLPSKNPPQKIRVKSER; from the coding sequence ATGAAAAAAGGATTATTGGACATATTACGAGGTAAATTTTTGGTGAGCGACGATGCTCCCAAAAATTGGTTGTTTTTGCTTTTTGCATCCTTTTTGGCCGCCATTATGATATCGAGTAGCCACAGAGCCGATAAAAAAGTACATGAGATAGCCGCTTTGAACGAAGAGGTTCGAAAGCTGAGAAGCGAATTTTTAGATATGCGCCGTTCGGTGCAGCAACTAAAACTCGAGTCTTCGTTGCAGAACAAAGTAGCCGATAGGGGATTGCTCCCTTCAAAAAATCCACCACAAAAAATTAGGGTCAAATCTGAAAGATAA
- the rsmH gene encoding 16S rRNA (cytosine(1402)-N(4))-methyltransferase RsmH, which yields MTNPYHSPVLLNESVDGLNIKKDGIYIDATFGGGGHSREILKRLGDDGKLIAFDQDKEALVNAIEDPRFQMINENFRFLKRFLKFYGILKVDGILADFGVSSHQFDKAERGFSTRFEANLDMRMDQTAKLSAYEVVNEYSEADLIRVLDDYGEVRTAKGMASAVIKVRKEAPIETTMQLREVLQRFLPRKRENKILAQVYQAIRIEVNQEMEALKEFLLQTPEVLKKRGRLSLISYHSLEDRLVKRFIRSGKFEGEPEKDFFGNIEVPFKRIGKMLVPSTEEIAENNRARSAKLRIAERI from the coding sequence ATGACAAATCCGTATCACAGTCCGGTACTACTCAATGAGTCGGTTGATGGATTGAACATAAAGAAAGATGGAATATACATTGATGCCACTTTTGGTGGCGGAGGGCATTCCAGGGAAATACTGAAAAGGCTGGGTGATGATGGGAAGTTGATTGCGTTTGACCAAGATAAAGAAGCCTTGGTCAATGCAATTGAAGACCCGAGGTTTCAAATGATAAATGAGAATTTCAGGTTTCTGAAGCGTTTTTTGAAGTTCTATGGCATTCTGAAAGTTGATGGAATCTTAGCAGATTTTGGAGTGTCTTCACACCAGTTCGATAAGGCCGAGCGCGGATTTTCAACTCGTTTTGAAGCCAACCTAGACATGCGAATGGACCAAACGGCCAAACTTTCGGCATATGAAGTGGTCAATGAGTATAGTGAGGCCGATCTGATTAGAGTGTTGGATGACTATGGTGAAGTTCGCACCGCCAAGGGTATGGCAAGTGCGGTCATCAAGGTGAGAAAAGAGGCACCGATCGAAACGACCATGCAATTAAGGGAGGTATTGCAACGGTTTCTCCCAAGAAAGCGAGAGAACAAAATATTGGCACAGGTGTATCAGGCCATTCGAATAGAGGTCAACCAAGAGATGGAAGCGTTAAAGGAGTTTCTATTGCAAACACCTGAGGTTTTGAAGAAAAGAGGGCGGTTAAGTTTGATCAGTTACCATTCTCTTGAAGACCGTTTGGTGAAACGGTTTATTCGATCGGGCAAGTTTGAGGGAGAGCCTGAGAAAGATTTCTTTGGAAACATTGAAGTGCCGTTCAAACGAATAGGGAAGATGCTTGTGCCATCAACTGAGGAAATTGCTGAAAACAATAGGGCGCGGAGTGCAAAACTGCGTATCGCGGAAAGAATTTGA
- a CDS encoding division/cell wall cluster transcriptional repressor MraZ, giving the protein MINIIGTFNCKADAKGRVTIPSSLMSQLAPLLNDGFVIKHGRFSHCLELYPKSEYNRMMMQLKEKDQFDPDNVRTLRKFVEGAQLVNIDDSNRLQIPKALAEHALIKKEVKITSTINIIEIWDKESYDRANDINRDEFSSMLKTAFGKNDKSVSQSGTTQ; this is encoded by the coding sequence ATGATCAACATCATAGGTACATTCAATTGTAAGGCAGACGCCAAAGGCAGGGTGACGATTCCGTCAAGCCTGATGTCTCAGTTGGCGCCCCTTTTGAATGATGGCTTTGTCATAAAACATGGTCGGTTTTCCCACTGTCTTGAACTTTACCCCAAGTCAGAATACAACCGTATGATGATGCAGTTGAAAGAGAAAGACCAGTTTGATCCCGATAACGTGAGAACCTTGCGAAAGTTTGTTGAGGGGGCACAATTGGTCAATATTGATGACAGTAATCGATTGCAGATTCCAAAGGCACTTGCAGAGCACGCCTTGATAAAAAAAGAAGTGAAAATCACTTCTACCATTAATATCATTGAAATATGGGACAAAGAGAGCTATGACAGGGCCAATGATATAAATAGAGACGAATTCAGTTCAATGCTCAAAACGGCTTTTGGAAAGAATGACAAATCCGTATCACAGTCCGGTACTACTCAATGA